In Limisalsivibrio acetivorans, one genomic interval encodes:
- the cysC gene encoding adenylyl-sulfate kinase — METKKRSLIKAFSWRITATLVTATIVYIIFGRFELALLAGGLESVSKIFLYFFHERIWSRIGFGIKKVQPFVVLLTGLPCAGKTVIGDRVAELMAERGVTVKRFDSKDVRSLFPQEGFSREERLRYLKRVGLLLSMFERDGRGVVASFVSPYKEGRAEIERLCGSYEEVFIKAGVDACEARDAAGKYAKARRGEIENFTGVSDAYEEPENPALIIDTEKNSIDESAGVIADYLCSKYVK; from the coding sequence ATGGAAACCAAGAAACGTTCACTCATAAAAGCCTTTTCATGGCGGATTACAGCAACGCTTGTTACTGCCACCATCGTGTATATTATCTTCGGGCGCTTTGAGCTTGCCCTTTTGGCCGGAGGGCTTGAGTCTGTTTCCAAGATATTTCTCTATTTCTTCCACGAAAGGATATGGTCTCGCATAGGTTTCGGAATAAAGAAGGTTCAGCCCTTTGTTGTGCTGTTAACAGGGCTCCCCTGTGCAGGCAAAACGGTAATAGGCGATCGTGTGGCCGAGCTGATGGCCGAGCGTGGTGTAACCGTTAAAAGGTTCGACAGCAAGGATGTCCGCTCCCTCTTTCCCCAGGAGGGCTTCAGTCGTGAGGAACGTCTTCGCTATCTTAAGCGTGTAGGTCTTCTCTTAAGCATGTTCGAGCGGGACGGAAGGGGCGTTGTGGCCTCCTTTGTCTCACCCTATAAGGAGGGGCGTGCTGAGATAGAGAGGCTGTGCGGGAGCTATGAGGAGGTGTTCATCAAGGCTGGCGTGGACGCATGTGAGGCGAGGGATGCCGCCGGCAAATATGCAAAAGCCCGGCGTGGTGAGATAGAGAACTTCACAGGAGTAAGCGATGCCTATGAAGAGCCTGAAAATCCCGCCCTGATTATTGACACAGAGAAAAACAGCATAGATGAATCCGCCGGGGTGATCGCAGATTACCTATGCTCAAAGTATGTAAAGTAA
- a CDS encoding formyltransferase family protein — protein sequence MKIAVFCSDERNFALPAWRRVVEQLPPGYEITGIYMFPDRMGKRTGLQIPLWYLKTFGIIDFFLLGLYSLTEGFRGSFDSWERLANDSSIPVHKGGNPNNHDVVEWVKDNDVDVIFIMVGNILKHPIIHAPKLGVINNHAALLPSSKGVLPYIWNIVQSEPHGLTFHKVDEGIDTGEILAQKHLGRSYGSLIEFYRTVFSEYPSMALEAIERLKNEEYVPKDSSLPDTYYSFPERKDLSVFRKKGGKIVRLSDILGGWKVR from the coding sequence ATGAAAATTGCCGTTTTTTGTAGTGATGAAAGAAATTTCGCACTCCCAGCCTGGCGAAGGGTTGTTGAGCAGCTTCCCCCCGGGTATGAAATTACTGGCATATATATGTTCCCAGACAGGATGGGCAAAAGAACCGGACTTCAGATTCCTCTATGGTACTTAAAAACATTCGGTATTATCGATTTTTTCCTTCTTGGTCTCTACTCCTTGACTGAGGGTTTCAGGGGGAGTTTCGACAGCTGGGAGAGACTTGCAAATGACAGCTCGATCCCTGTTCATAAGGGGGGAAACCCGAATAACCATGATGTTGTTGAGTGGGTTAAGGATAATGATGTTGATGTAATATTCATCATGGTTGGCAATATCCTAAAGCATCCAATCATACATGCTCCAAAGTTAGGCGTTATAAACAACCACGCTGCGCTTCTTCCCTCATCCAAGGGCGTTCTTCCCTACATTTGGAATATTGTTCAATCCGAACCCCACGGTCTTACTTTTCACAAAGTCGATGAGGGGATCGATACCGGCGAAATACTCGCTCAAAAACACCTTGGAAGAAGCTATGGTTCCCTTATAGAGTTCTATCGTACAGTATTTTCAGAGTATCCCTCAATGGCTTTGGAGGCTATAGAAAGGCTAAAAAATGAGGAATATGTTCCAAAGGACAGCTCGCTTCCGGACACCTACTACAGCTTCCCGGAAAGAAAGGATTTGTCTGTTTTTAGAAAAAAGGGGGGTAAGATTGTACGTCTTAGTGATATTTTGGGAGGGTGGAAGGTTAGATGA